The Cygnus olor isolate bCygOlo1 chromosome 14, bCygOlo1.pri.v2, whole genome shotgun sequence genomic interval GCCAGGAACCGGGGCACAAAGAGCCCAATGCCTGTGCCAGGACCCCAACCTGCCGTCCCCGGGTTTcctgggaggagagaaaggggagagCCCGACGGTGCCCCAGACTTGGTGCCCATGTCACGGTGTGAGTCACCCAGGAGGTAGGTTTGGGAGCAGCCTCCACCGGCCCGGGTtatccctgctcccagccccggccAGGCGGGCCCTGAGCCCTGGCCAAGTGTGGGAACAGCCAcagggggctcagcaccgcggggcagggctgcctgcaggcctcctcttgctgcctccctgccctgcaccatggcagagcccagcctcagccccgtccccagcctcctgcacgCCCAGTGCCATGCACACCCCATGAGCACCTCCCTGCAAAGCGGCGCAGTGCCTTTTCACAAAGGAGCAATGCCTGGCTCAGCACTTCCCCATGCCCCAGGAGCCAGCCCTCCTGCACGCCgggtggtgggagctggggatggtGCTGGTTTGCTCGTGGGGGCTGCCGGCTTTGTGCTGGCACGCTGGCTTTGCCTGGCTCTTGCTGTCCGGGGGGTGTACAGTCCTGGtgcacctccagcagctccagtgaGGACCATGTCCCTGTGAAAGACAGAAGGTGGCAGTCAGCGTGGCCGTGAGttcccaggggctgcaggcagggctgtgcggGGCAGTGAGCCCTGGGGCACCCCTCAGGTCCCTGGCACCCCCAAGGCACTGAAGCAGGGTCTAGGTGGGACTCCGGCACAGTGCCCCGACCAGGGGCTCAGGTCTGGTGTGAAGGAGCAGGGGGTCAGGCATCCGGAGACCTGTCCCTGCCGTGCATCCCCTGTGGGCATGGTGCAGCCGCAGGTCATGCCACGAGCCCTGCAGCAACCCCGGTGCTGCCCAGTCGGGGGTGCCCAGCGGTGCCTCCCCGGGCACTCCTCCTCTGGCTGCCCATCACCAGCCCGTCCTCGTGCTCCCTCCCCTGGGAGCTGGACACAGCCAGACCCACAGGGCACCACCAGCATGACGAGGTCCCCAGGCAatagcagcagctctgtgcacacacaaaacccTGCAACGACCAGAGTGTTCCGAGCCTCCCTGCTCACACCGTGGTTTCCCCAGCCTAGCAGTGCTGGTGAGCCACCGGCCAAAAAGGCCACTGGCTGGGCACTGTGGACAGCTGGTGCTGGGGAACGGagcctctgctcagccccagcccagtGTGCCCTGCTCCATAGCTCAAAGATTGCTCAAAGCTGCCCATTCCCCAAATTCTGGCAGCCCAGGACAAGTCCCCTTCTACTGTGGGCAAGCTGGAacgtccccagccccacgtAGCCATCGGAGGTGCCTTGCTCCAGCCCCGCATGGGGTCTAGGGACAGCCCCGTTTCCGcctgccaccaccaccctggCCATCTTGGTGGGAAAAGCCAGGCCTGAGACTTCTCTTCACCcgcagcgtggggctggggacctCAGCTGCCGTCTCCAGGGAGGTGGCAGCGGGGGAAGACGTGCAGGAAGGAATGCACTGGGCTGCGCATCCCACCGCTGGGAAGCAAAACATCTGCCGGGAGCTCGcctgggggagggaggtgccCTCGTCCTCCCTGCTCTGTCCTCATCACAGCCTCCTCATCCTCAGGAGGggcaaaaaagcaaaagccaaaaaaaggGTGCTGCAAGGCCTGCCCTTCCCCCCTTGTCTCTGCTCTCGTTTTGGCCCAGTTTCCCAGGGAAACGGGGCTCACATCCATATGCCATGCGGCTGCCATCCTGTGCTCAGCCTCTCTGAACCAAGTAGCCAAAGTAAAGCACTCAGCCCTGCCAGGAGCAAGTGTGCACAAGGCGGGGGCATCGTCCCACCTCCAGCCTCGCCACCGCCCCATGGCATCCCCTGGCAGCACCGTGCTCCCTGCGTGGCTGCGGGGACAGCTGGGACGCTCGGAGCCACCGATCTCAGCCTCCCCGTAATGCCCGGACACGTTTACGTGCAGCTCCCAGGACGAGATTTACAGCCCAGCCCCCGCACAATGACCACATGCTCATTAATTTCACCAGCCCCACTTTGCTCGTCCCCTTGCTCGCATGGCACGGATGTGCCGCGTGCCCACAGGACACACCAGGGCTGGACCCATGGAGCCCCCAACGTGCGGGTGCCACCAGCTGCCACCGCTTGCCCGGCCGGGCGCTCCCCAAAGGGTGCCCACGCAGGGCAGTGCTCGCGACGCCTCGGTGCCACCGGACCCGCGGGTCCTGCCCTGGCTCCTGCCACGCTCACCTCCAGCCTTCGCCTCCGTGTCCCTGCGTCCCCAGCCGGGCAAGCGCCGGCGGCCGCCCGCTTCCTCGGTGGCGGTACTGGGCTGCGCCAGAGCCGGTCCCAGCGCTGGCCCTCCCCGCGGTTACAACACAGCGccctttcccctctccagcACAGCCGCTCCTGCAGGAAATGtccttttttaataacagttgGGATTTGTTTCCTCCTTGAAATTCCCCAGCCTCCTTTCTCCAGCGGCGAGGGCCCAAGCCCAAGTCTTGCCTCAGCCTGTGCTTTCTGCCGAGGGAATCCCAAAAGCCCAGCAGGATGGCGCTGCCGCAGGGGCTTTGTGTCTGTCCCCTGCTTGGGGAGGACAGAAGGTGCTGGGTGATGCTGGCACACATGCCACGCAGGTCTGagctctgtccctgtcccagctgAGCCCACCCAGGGACCCAGCCATGATCTCCAGCCCCAAAAACACCCAGGTGCCACCTCCAGCTGGCCGAGATACTGCTGGGTGGCACCGGCGAGTGCTGCCTGAGGCAGGGTCCGTGCTTGGTGCCCCCTGGGAGGACAGAGGTGGGCAGCTCTTGCTCACTCAGTTCTATGGGAATCGAAGCCACACGTGGGGACGCAGCTTTTGGGGGCTCTGCAAGATGAGCGGGCGGCAGCCCCCATGAAGAGCCGTCCTGCACAGCATCCAGCCGGGCCCTGCCGAGCACCAGCTCGCACAGCATCTCCATCCGGGCCCCCGCCAGCCCCACTGGCCTCCTCCCTCGTTCCCTGGCCAGCCTGGTATTAAATCAAAGGTTTATGAGAAAAcggaggggctgagggagatCCTAATCTGGTCCCAGGCTGATTAACCCTGGGTTCAGGCCGAGGTCCCGATGCTCAGCTATAAATAGCAgtgcctttcctttcccatcCTCCCGCCGGGGCTGCAAAATGCCTGCCCTTTTATGGACAAATCGGCAGATTTGGAGCCCGGGCGGCCCTCATCTCCCATGCTGGGGGCGAGCCAAGGGGGCCCAGGGGGATGCTGCTCTTTCTCTGCGGGTTTTGCTGGGATAAATTACAATGCCGAGAACAAAGAAGCAGGTCAGGGGGGCTTTTTTCCCATGTCTTAGAGCTGGAGATGGGTGCAGAGGGGAAAGGATGCAACTGGTTTGTGCTCCTTCTCCCTGGGCATGCAGCTCCTCTCCCGGTGCCAGACTGAGGCCAAAATAGCCTAATTTGGGGTCTCTGCATCCCTGTTGAGGCTCAGGGTGGTGGCCCAGTGGGGATGTCAGAAAGGTGAACCAGGAGCAGTGTCTGGCGAGCGTGTCACCTCCATGCTGCAAAAACAAGTGGCATCTCTGTGTTTGTGACAGCAGGCAGGGGACAGGCCCCTAATCCTGGCCTGGCAGCAGGAAAATCCCTTCTTGcgcccacagcagcagcactgggctcTGCTGGGTCCTGTGCTGGCTCCTGCAAACctctggtgctggctgctgtggagAGGGACCAAAAGCCCTCTGGCCACACCAGAActgggctggcagggcagaaggagcctctggcagggcaggagcggTGGGAGAAGGGATCGTGGTGGCACACAGCTGTGGAAGAGCCTGGCCTCCCCACGGACCCCACCACCTTTCCCACGGCCTCAGctcttcctgctgcctccagcccagccaccATCTCCCCCGGCCTTATCTTGCCTCCCTCTCAGCGCTGCCTCCCCCCATTTCCCTGTGCGTGggggggctcccccagccctgtccccctcACTCCCACCTGGCCGAGGCCAGCAGGATGGCGTTTTTTGGGGCACAGGCATTTTGGGGGGCAGAGCGAGCCCAGCGGGTGTCACCCCAGTGGCAGCTGGAGCGTGGGAGCGGGCCGggggctggccctgctgggctGTTTACACGACACATTCCCGGTCCGGAGGAAGTGGTGCAGGGGTGAGGTCCCAGCGGGGAGAGGCTGTCACGTCACCGGCCTCCAGCCCTCCGAGGGGATGGGAGCCCAGAGCAAAGCTCCCCGCAGGGACGGCTCCCAGATggtgcaggcaggagcagggctggggctccaGCAGCCGTGTGGTTCCCCCGCTGCCCCGCAGCCCAGCCGGGCTCTGCTCCTCGCCCATCCCTGGAGCCATTGGGAGGAGGTGACAGGGTGGCCGTGGGGATGTTCCTCTGCACCACGGCCCCGTAGGACTCCGCACGAGGCGAGCacagtgcagccagcagaaaGGCAGGGACCTTGCGAGCCATGGTCCGAGTCCCCCCCTGGCAGAGGCATGGTCGTGCTGTGGCTAGAGCTCATTAGGCTGCCAGCACTTCTGGCTGCTTATCAAGGCTTTATCATCTTATTTCTGCTCCAGCAAGGGAGAGGGGGagtgcgtgtgtgtgcgtgcagcAGATCCTGCACAGCAGAGGAGCCCAGTTCATAAATCACCTCCCCAGTAGGCCCCATCTTGGCTTTCCCAGCCCCTCCAAGCTGAGTCAGTAAGAGGCattaaacactgaaagaaaatgcccCAGATAGGCTGGGTCCCCAGCAAGAAGGAGACGAGGCACAGGAGATGATCCAGCACAGCATTTAACTCACGTCTGGTTCTCGGGGCACCATCTCCCCACGTGGCCAGGCTGTCCCGTATGAacctgcaggcagggctggctgggaaCGCCTGTCCCCACATGTGCCATGGCCACGGCAGGAGACAAATCCCTGCACAGGGCTTGGCTCCCTccagcagggctctgggtgCTGCGGTTGTGCTCCACCCCTTGCAGCACCGGTGAAGCTGCAGCCATCACCATGGTAAAGGAGAAGCACGAAGGAAATGCTGAGCCTGTCCTCAAAGGGACAAAAATGAGCCCACAGCCCCCGACAGACAGCAGAGGAGCACACCGTGGCACTCACGTCCCCGTGCACTGCAAGCTGCAGCcggggggacactggggacagcTGCCTTTCCCTGCGGGTGAGACCACTGAGCGTTCAGCTCAGCGGGGCAGCCATCAAATAAGGGTgagaggcagggaagaaaaggaatggcaAATCTGCAATGAAGGAGACAGGTAAGAAGCCCAGGCTGGCAGAAGGACATTTCCCCCTGTACCAGCAATCAGAGCTGGTACATAGACAGCACCAGGTGACCTGCTGGCCAGCACACAGCATCAGCCCACACGAGGCACGGCAGGTCCCAGAGCCCCAGATGCGTTCCCTCCCCGCAGTGTCAGGGCACAGACCTTGCTGCCACCCCAGCTTCGCTGA includes:
- the LOC121077868 gene encoding uncharacterized protein LOC121077868, producing the protein MHWAAHPTAGKQNICRELAWGREVPSSSLLCPHHSLLILRRGKKAKAKKRVLQGLPFPPCLCSRFGPVSQGNGAHIHMPCGCHPVLSLSEPSSQSKALSPARSKCAQGGGIVPPPASPPPHGIPWQHRAPCVAAGTAGTLGATDLSLPVMPGHVYVQLPGRDLQPSPRTMTTCSLISPAPLCSSPCSHGTDVPRAHRTHQGWTHGAPNVRVPPAATACPAGRSPKGAHAGQCSRRLGATGPAGPALAPATLTSSLRLRVPASPAGQAPAAARFLGGGTGLRQSRSQRWPSPRLQHSALSPLQHSRSCHPTPASAVGTWLRPPPSAVTL